The Thermovirga sp. genomic sequence CGGAAATCGATATCGTCAAGATCGCCGATACCGTCGCGTTGCTCCTGGTTCCCGGCATGGGGGACGATATCCAGATAATGAAAGCGGGCATAATGGAGATCGCCGACGTCTTCATCGTGAACAAGGCGGACAGGGACGGCTCGGAAAGGGTCGTCCGGGAAGTCAATATCATGCTCGATCTCCAGGCAGGCAAGGAATGGCGGCCCCCGGTGATACCCACCGTCGCCGAAAGCGGTGAGGGAATCGAAAATGCCGCCGAATCACTATCGGAACACAAGCGCTACCTGGCCGGATCCGCCGAGGGCAAGCGAAGAAAACGCCGGCGTCTCCGCCTGGAGGTCGAGGAAATAGTGAAAAGAGAGATCGCCAAGGTCGCCGAAAAAGCCTGGGACGATCACATCACCGCCGGCATCCTTGAGGATCTCGATTTGCGCAGGACCGATCCCTACTCCGTGGCCGACGATCTCCTCTCAAGGGTTTTCTCTCACCAATAAAGCGTGTAAATCGTGGCCCACGTTAAGGACTTCCCGCCGATCCGCTTGCGGGTGATATCATAACAAGATGATGCCATGACAGGGGGTAAAGGGATGCGAATCGCGCTCGGCTCGGATCACGCCGGTTTCCACCTCAAGAAATGTATCGAAGGGTCACTCAAAGAATCGTCGCTTATGACGGGAGACTTCGGCGCCGAGGGATCGGAGAAACCCTGGGATTACCCCGACGTAGCCTTCGAAGTGGGAGCCAGGGTGGCCAGGAGGGAATTCGATCTTGGAATCCTGGTTTGTGGTACCGGCATCGGGATGTCCATTGCCGCCAACAAGATTCCGGGCGTCCGCGCCGCCCTTGCCTACGACGAGGAGACGGGCAGACTCGCCAGGGAACATAACGACGCGAATATATTGACCCTCGGCGGAAGGAAGACCGATTGCGAATCGGGAATCAAGATAGTCAGGGCGTGGCTCTCGGCCGAATTCCAGGGCTCAAGGCACGCCCTTCGGGTCGGGAAGATCGTGGCCTTCGAGGAAGGAAATCCGTCGACGGGAAATAAACCGGATGGTTCACCGAAGCTTGTCACCTTCGATCATCCCCTGATACAGCACAAGATCGGGGTCATCAGGGACAGGCATACCTCGGTGAAGGTCTTCCGTGAACTAGTCCAGGAAATAGCGGGGCTGATGGTCTACGAGACCACCAGGAACCTCCCCCTGGAGCGCGTTTCGGTCGAAACCCCGATTACGACCACAACGGCCTGCTCCATCTCCGGGAAGAAGATCGCCATCGTTCCTATACTGAGGGCGGGGTTGGGCATGGTCGACGGCATGCTGCGGCTCATCCCCAATGCCAAGGTGGGGCACATAGGCATATACAGGGACCCCGACACGCTGGAGCCCCACGAATATTACTGTAAATTACCCGGAGATATCCGGGAGAGGGATATCATCATCGTCGACCCGATGCTCGCCACCGGGGGTTCCGCCGTTGCCGCGATCGACCTGGTCAAGAAAAAGGGGGGAACGAAGATATCCCTTCTCAGCCTTATCGCGGCGCCCGAGGGCGTCGCAAAGGTTCACGACAGGCACC encodes the following:
- the meaB gene encoding methylmalonyl Co-A mutase-associated GTPase MeaB, producing MDRIIGKALQGDPRSIARLITAIESETDRSRQIMQSIYPCTGKAHLIGVTGSPGAGKSTFLDKLISSMMAAGQSVGVIAVDPSSPFTGGAVLGDRLRMQRHSLDPGVFIRSMGSRGSLGGLSRGTYEAALILDACGKDVVLIETVGVGQSEIDIVKIADTVALLLVPGMGDDIQIMKAGIMEIADVFIVNKADRDGSERVVREVNIMLDLQAGKEWRPPVIPTVAESGEGIENAAESLSEHKRYLAGSAEGKRRKRRRLRLEVEEIVKREIAKVAEKAWDDHITAGILEDLDLRRTDPYSVADDLLSRVFSHQ
- the upp gene encoding uracil phosphoribosyltransferase, whose amino-acid sequence is MRIALGSDHAGFHLKKCIEGSLKESSLMTGDFGAEGSEKPWDYPDVAFEVGARVARREFDLGILVCGTGIGMSIAANKIPGVRAALAYDEETGRLAREHNDANILTLGGRKTDCESGIKIVRAWLSAEFQGSRHALRVGKIVAFEEGNPSTGNKPDGSPKLVTFDHPLIQHKIGVIRDRHTSVKVFRELVQEIAGLMVYETTRNLPLERVSVETPITTTTACSISGKKIAIVPILRAGLGMVDGMLRLIPNAKVGHIGIYRDPDTLEPHEYYCKLPGDIRERDIIIVDPMLATGGSAVAAIDLVKKKGGTKISLLSLIAAPEGVAKVHDRH